One genomic window of Nicotiana sylvestris chromosome 10, ASM39365v2, whole genome shotgun sequence includes the following:
- the LOC104215206 gene encoding uncharacterized protein, with product MAHAVAKKVKTRVNNIFAIKKYMGEGLRDFLSQFNRERKHKTKDYITLKQEVVNILQQGHLKKLLSNKGRNNFARVREHQGPPKPSSLARTINMIISDNDDASINSVKFIATRKLKRSIMRERYAGLEESIIFDESNIDGLTFPHNDALVITLQILDTDVKHIMVDNGSGACIIHPRVLTQMRLKDKIVPRCITLTGFNNAVERTSSEITLPILASSITLETMFHIIDRATTYNAIVGRL from the exons ATGGCGCATGCCGTGGCCAAGAAAGTCAAAACAAGAGTAAACAACATCTTCGCCATCAAGAAGTACATGGGAGAGGGATTGAGGGACTTTCTCTCCCAATTCAATAGG GAACGAAAACACAAGACAAAAGACTATATCACCCTCAAGCAAGAGGTTGTGAACATATTGCAGCAAGGACACCTCAAAAAGCTGTTGAGCAACAAGGGGAGAAACAACTTCGCTAGAGTTCGTGAACATCAAGGCCCGCCAAAGCCATCGTCGCTGGCTCGTACCATCAACATGATCATCAGCGACAACGACGATGCCTCCATCAACAGTGTTAAATTTATTGCCACTCGCAAGCTCAAAAGATCTATCATGCGTGAACGGTATGCCGgactcgaagaaagtatcatcttcgatgaGTCAAATATCGACGGTTTGACATTCCCTCACAACGATGCTCTTGTCATTACTTTACAAATTTTAGATACTGATGTCAAACATATCATGGTAGATAATGGTAGTGGAGCATGCATTATCCATCCGCGAGTCCTCACCCAGATGAGACTCAAGGACAAGATAGTGCCACGCTGCATCACACTAAccggttttaataatgcagttgaaCGGACATCGAGTGAAATTACACTTCCCATCTTGGCCAGCAGCATAACTCTAGAGACAATGTTCCATATCATAGATAGAGCCACCACATACAATGCCATAGTAGGACGACTATAG
- the LOC138879177 gene encoding uncharacterized protein has translation MNGTVEAANKNIKKILRKMVDNHKQWHEKLLFARLGYRTTVCTSTGATPYLLVYGTKAVIPAEVEITYLRIIQEGELNDVEWIQSRYEQLTLIDGKRMNAICHGQLYQNKMSRAFNKRVKPTQFTPGQLVLKQISPHQDEAKGEFSPNWQGPYIVHRVLTGGALILAEMDGEIWPKHINSNVVKRYYV, from the coding sequence ATGAATGGAaccgtagaagctgccaacaagaatatcaagaagatattaaggaagatggtagataatcacaaacaatggcatgagaagttactgTTCGCCCGACTTGGATATCGTACCACGgtttgcacatcaaccggggcaactccttatttgctggtCTATGGTACTAAAGCCgtcattcccgccgaagtagAAATTACTTATTTGAGAATCATACAAGAGGGCGAACTCAATGATGTAGAATGGATACAAAGTCGTTATGAACAACTGACTCTCATtgacggaaaaagaatgaatgcaatatgtcacggtcaactttatcagaacaaaatgtccagagctttcaacaaaagggtcaagccTACACAATTCACACCAGGGCAGTTAGTGCTAAAGCAAATCTCCccacatcaggatgaagccaaaggggagttttctcccaactggcaagggcCTTACATAGTTCAtcgagtactaacaggaggagcactcatacttgcagaaatggacggagagaTTTGGCCAAAACATATCAACTCAaacgtagtcaagagatactatgtttag